The following are encoded together in the Leucoraja erinacea ecotype New England chromosome 13, Leri_hhj_1, whole genome shotgun sequence genome:
- the LOC129702898 gene encoding PEST proteolytic signal-containing nuclear protein-like: MAEQTSLEQEKLQDEGPEEKAEKTVKTKTVSSSNEGESSSRNAEKRAADEKDQDDSAAGDANNKPTPAKVSKIGFSIGSMNLKKPTPISIKLGANKPKENPPVLAPKKPSVAAVFNEDDDSEPEEMPPEAKMRMKNMGRETPTSAGPNSFNKGKQGFSDNQRLWERKMKSQLRNFGDDD, translated from the exons GACCAGAAGAGAAGGCAGAGAAAACTGTGAAAACTAAGACTGTTTCTTCCAGTAATGAAGGAGAAAGTTCAAGTCGAAATGCAGAGAAAAGAGCAGCTGATGAGAAAGATCAAGATGATTCAGCTGCTGGGGATGCAAACAACAAACCCACTCCTGCAAAAGTGTCAAAAATTGGATTTTCGATCGGTAGTatgaatttaaagaagccaacCCCAATATCCATCAAATTGGGAGCAAAT AAACCAAAAGAAAATCCACCTGTCTTGGCTCCAAAGAAGCCTTCAGTTGCTGCAGTCTTCAATGAAGATGATGAT AGTGAACCAGAAGAAATGCCCCCAGAAGCAAAAATGCGCATGAAGAACATGGGAAG GGAAACACCAACATCAGCAGGACCAAATTCTTTCAACAAAGGAAAACAAGGGTTTTCTGACAACCAGAGGTTATGGGAACGGAAAATGAAGAGTCAGCTACGGAATTTTGGAGATGATGACTAA
- the zbtb11 gene encoding zinc finger and BTB domain-containing protein 11 isoform X1, protein MSNEESYKAIIRYLTNEKEPYAPGTEGNVKRKIRKAAACYVVRRGTLYYQKKRKDRDEFDELEVVLEADTRRGLITSFHESAEGFHFTRDQTWRNISGSYWWRGIFKQVKDYIKECIHCKEKIDRNKSICADTMEILEQLGIDAPMVGNGNETDDELSNSEGRSDAPPRPTRKKTVQKQELVFVDSKGLVKQESEKHCQIVLEQLNFQRLSNQFCDVTLLIEGEEYKAHKSILAASSEYFRELFIEKGAVSSHEAVVDLSGFNKTSFLPLLEFAYTSVLAFDFCHMADVATLARHLLMHEVLKICEHVHKQLEERKITVYQKGDVKTVNSKVDGAEVELPLDVNTLEHPEPRAVESNADGSITVVLQQSIQIPVTAEASASGVEDEPPKEAVMFESEVTQTAEDLTIQPIQGIMECSAEDTGAENSQANEQIEPVESRVSMPNLESIDNNNTQDVAETPSTEEPMDVPAVNGTENEIQVKEEVLETLSTSASDLPKRKRGRPPKLHDKQKTVAVASSSKCLLDDTYKSRLRERTLAEGGYIRLHKGTEKKLRARKSNLKSATQQVAQKLVKRGRKMQPKRTTIEGDDAEVKHKCNECEKTFPKRYTLMMHMKTHNKLKEFKCPLCEKEFLYKASLLSHLLRHKRSNEQIDESPGRRTKRQFICDICGKTLPKPYNLRLHMLKHTGVKPHVCKICGKTFGYKHSLRLHMAHHGGKREFSCDICEKLFATKRSLQEHNSVHTGESKYLCPTCGKCFKRASGLSKHLKRHLPKPAIRSFQCTQCERSFYEARDLQQHMYKHLGVKPFQCQICGKCYSWKKDWYSHVKAHSVTEPYKCNVCGKEFFEKALFRRHVKKATHGKKGRAKQMLDRTCEHCGKKFSQLREYRRHMNNHQGVKPFECLTCGVAWADARSLKRHVRTHTGERPYVCPICNDAYIDARSLRKHMTKFHKEHVPGKIMLEKDTLQFHNQGTQVEHAIRILAAEMQDELDKSDLVGEEIETLIVSGEAVEAVEAVEAVEAVEAVEAVEAVEAAEAVEAVEAVEAVTAVESVEAVGVENQDETLPRLTDHGIMQVVNYVLSQQQGQKLNEVDETVEVEVAQIGEAEENVQEN, encoded by the exons GTATATTTAAGCAGGTGAAAGACTACATCAAAGAATGTATTCATTGCAAGGAAAAGATCGACCGAAACAAATCAATATGTGCCGATACAATGGAAATCCTGGAACAGCTTGGTATAGATGCTCCGATGGTGGGTAATGGCAATGAAACTGATGATGAGTTGAGTAATTCTGAAGGACGGTCTGACGCTCCCCCCAGGCCTACCAGAAAGAAAACAGTCCAGAAGCAGGAATTGGTGTTT GTGGATAGCAAAGGTCTTGTGAAACAGGAATCTGAAAAACACTGTCAAATTGTGTTGGAGCAATTAAACTTTCAGAGGCTATCCAACCAATTCTGTGATGTCACACTACTAATTGAGGGCGAGGAGTACAAAGCCCATAAGTCGATTCTGGCTGCAAGCAGTGAATATTTTCGAGAGCTCTTCATTGAAAAGGGAGCAGTCTCGAGTCATGAAGCTGTTGTGGACCTTTCAG GGTTTAATAAAACAAGTTTTCTTCCATTGTTGGAATTTGCCTACACATCGGTCTTGGCATTTGATTTCTGTCATATGGCTGACGTTGCTACATTGGCACGTCATCTACTGATGCATGAAGTTCTGAAGATATGTGAACATGTACATAAACAACTGGAGGAAAGGAAGATTACAGTGTACCAAAAGGGCgatgtaaaaactgtaaattccaAAGTCGATGGGGCAGAAGTGGAGTTGCCTCTGGATGTTAATACTTTAGAACACCCAGAGCCCAGAGCTGTTGAAAGCAATGCTGATGGCTCCATTACTGTGGTACTGCAACAGTCTATACAAATTCCTGTAACTGCTGAAGCCTCTGCATCTGGTGTAGAAGATGAGCCCCCAAAAGAAGCTGTAATGTTTGAATCAGAGGTGACACAGACAGCTGAAGACCTGACGATTCAGCCAATTCAGGGGATTATGGAGTGCTCTGCAGAAGACACTGGTGCTGAAAACAGCCAGGCTAATGAGCAAATTGAACCAGTCGAGTCTAGGGTAAGCATGCCAAATCTAGAAAGTATAGACAACAATAATACCCAGGACGTGGCAGAAACTCCCTCTACTGAAGAACCAATGGACGTGCCTGCTGTTAATGGGACTGAGAATGAGATTCAAGTAAAGGAGGAGGTACTGGAAACTCTGAGTACAAGTGCATCAGATCTGCCAAAACGTAAACGTGGTAGGCCTCCAAAATTACATGACAAACAGAAAACTGTTGCTGTTGCCTCttcttccaaatgtcttttagatgATACTTACAAAAGCAGGTTACGAGAACGTACATTGGCTGAAGGTGGATATATTCGGTTGCATAAAGGCACAGAGAAGAAGTTACGAGCCAGAAAAAGCAACCTAAAATCTGCAACGCAGCAG GTTGCCCAGAAATTAGTGAAGAGAGGTAGAAAGATGCAACCAAAGCGAACTACCATTGAGGGAGACGATGCAGAGGTGAAGCATAAATGTAATGAATGTGAAAAAACCTTCCCAAAGCGTTACACCTTGATGATGCACATGAAGACCCACAACAAATTGAAGGAATTTAAATGTCCG CTATGTGAGAAAGAGTTCCTCTACAAAGCCTCGCTGCTGTCTCATCTTCTGCGCCACAAAAGAAGCAATGAGCAAATAGATGAGAGTCCTGGGAGAAGGACAAAGCGACAGTTCATCTGTGACATCTGTGGAAAAACATTGCCAAAACCTTATAACCTGCGACTTCATATGCTGAAGCACACCGGTGTTAAGCCACATGTGTGCAAG ATATGTGGAAAGACTTTTGGCTACAAACATAGCCTAAGACTACACATGGCTCACCATGGAGGGAAAAGGGAATTTAGCTGTGATATATGTGAAAAACTATTTGCTACAAAGCGCAGTCTTCAGGAGCACAATAGTGTTCACACAG GTGAATCCAAGTACCTCTGTCCGACttgtggaaaatgttttaaacGTGCCTCTGGCCTCAGCAAACATTTAAAGAGACATTTGCCGAAACCTGCAATCAGAAGCTTTCAATGCACCCA GTGTGAACGAAGTTTTTATGAAGCACGTGATCTGCAGCAACACATGTACAAGCACCTTGGGGTTAAACCATTTCAGTGCCAGATCTGTGGGAAGTGTTACAGTTGGAAGAAGGACTGGTATTCTCATGTAAAAGCACATTCTGTTACAGAGCCATACAA GTGTAATGTTTGTGGAAAAGAATTCTTTGAAAAAGCTCTTTTTAGACGACATGTCAAAAAGGCCACTCATGGCAAGAAAGGCAGAGCTAAACAGATGCTCGACCGTACCTGTGAGCACTGTGGGAAGAAGTTTTCACAACTTAGAGAATATCGGAGGCACATGAACAATCATCAAG gtGTGAAGCCATTTGAATGTTTGACCTGTGGAGTAGCCTGGGCTGATGCACGCTCACTTAAACGACATGTGCGGACACATACAGGAGAACGGCCTTATGTCTGCCCGATATGTAATGATGCCTACATCGATGCTCGTAGTTTACGTAAACATATGACTAAGTTTCATAAAGAACATGTTCCTGGCAAAATAATGTTAGAGAAAGACACTCTTCAGTTTCATAATCAAGGAACGCAAGTAGAACATGCCATCAGAATCTTAGCTGCAGAAATGCAAGATGAACTGGACAAATCGGATTTAGTTGGCGAGGAAATTGAGACTCTCATCGTGAGCGGAGAAGCTGTGGAGGCGGTTGAAGCGGTCGAGGCAGTGGAAGCAGTCGAGGCAGTGGAAGCGGTCGAGGCAGTGGAAGCTgcggaggctgtggaggcagtggaAGCTGTGGAGGCAGTGACCGCAGTGGAATCTGTTGAAGCTGTTGGTGTGGAAAACCAGGACGAGACACTGCCCAGGCTAACGGATCATGGAATTATGCAGGTGGTTAACTATGTATTATCTCAACAACAAGGACAGAAGCTTAATGAAGTTGATGAAACTGTGGAAGTGGAGGTTGCTCAAATTGGAGAGGCTGAAGAAAATGTGCAAGAAAACTGA
- the zbtb11 gene encoding zinc finger and BTB domain-containing protein 11 isoform X2 codes for MSNEESYKAIIRYLTNEKEPYAPGTEGNVKRKIRKAAACYVVRRGTLYYQKKRKDRDEFDELEVVLEADTRRGLITSFHESAEGFHFTRDQTWRNISGSYWWRGIFKQVKDYIKECIHCKEKIDRNKSICADTMEILEQLGIDAPMVDSKGLVKQESEKHCQIVLEQLNFQRLSNQFCDVTLLIEGEEYKAHKSILAASSEYFRELFIEKGAVSSHEAVVDLSGFNKTSFLPLLEFAYTSVLAFDFCHMADVATLARHLLMHEVLKICEHVHKQLEERKITVYQKGDVKTVNSKVDGAEVELPLDVNTLEHPEPRAVESNADGSITVVLQQSIQIPVTAEASASGVEDEPPKEAVMFESEVTQTAEDLTIQPIQGIMECSAEDTGAENSQANEQIEPVESRVSMPNLESIDNNNTQDVAETPSTEEPMDVPAVNGTENEIQVKEEVLETLSTSASDLPKRKRGRPPKLHDKQKTVAVASSSKCLLDDTYKSRLRERTLAEGGYIRLHKGTEKKLRARKSNLKSATQQVAQKLVKRGRKMQPKRTTIEGDDAEVKHKCNECEKTFPKRYTLMMHMKTHNKLKEFKCPLCEKEFLYKASLLSHLLRHKRSNEQIDESPGRRTKRQFICDICGKTLPKPYNLRLHMLKHTGVKPHVCKICGKTFGYKHSLRLHMAHHGGKREFSCDICEKLFATKRSLQEHNSVHTGESKYLCPTCGKCFKRASGLSKHLKRHLPKPAIRSFQCTQCERSFYEARDLQQHMYKHLGVKPFQCQICGKCYSWKKDWYSHVKAHSVTEPYKCNVCGKEFFEKALFRRHVKKATHGKKGRAKQMLDRTCEHCGKKFSQLREYRRHMNNHQGVKPFECLTCGVAWADARSLKRHVRTHTGERPYVCPICNDAYIDARSLRKHMTKFHKEHVPGKIMLEKDTLQFHNQGTQVEHAIRILAAEMQDELDKSDLVGEEIETLIVSGEAVEAVEAVEAVEAVEAVEAVEAVEAAEAVEAVEAVEAVTAVESVEAVGVENQDETLPRLTDHGIMQVVNYVLSQQQGQKLNEVDETVEVEVAQIGEAEENVQEN; via the exons GTATATTTAAGCAGGTGAAAGACTACATCAAAGAATGTATTCATTGCAAGGAAAAGATCGACCGAAACAAATCAATATGTGCCGATACAATGGAAATCCTGGAACAGCTTGGTATAGATGCTCCGATG GTGGATAGCAAAGGTCTTGTGAAACAGGAATCTGAAAAACACTGTCAAATTGTGTTGGAGCAATTAAACTTTCAGAGGCTATCCAACCAATTCTGTGATGTCACACTACTAATTGAGGGCGAGGAGTACAAAGCCCATAAGTCGATTCTGGCTGCAAGCAGTGAATATTTTCGAGAGCTCTTCATTGAAAAGGGAGCAGTCTCGAGTCATGAAGCTGTTGTGGACCTTTCAG GGTTTAATAAAACAAGTTTTCTTCCATTGTTGGAATTTGCCTACACATCGGTCTTGGCATTTGATTTCTGTCATATGGCTGACGTTGCTACATTGGCACGTCATCTACTGATGCATGAAGTTCTGAAGATATGTGAACATGTACATAAACAACTGGAGGAAAGGAAGATTACAGTGTACCAAAAGGGCgatgtaaaaactgtaaattccaAAGTCGATGGGGCAGAAGTGGAGTTGCCTCTGGATGTTAATACTTTAGAACACCCAGAGCCCAGAGCTGTTGAAAGCAATGCTGATGGCTCCATTACTGTGGTACTGCAACAGTCTATACAAATTCCTGTAACTGCTGAAGCCTCTGCATCTGGTGTAGAAGATGAGCCCCCAAAAGAAGCTGTAATGTTTGAATCAGAGGTGACACAGACAGCTGAAGACCTGACGATTCAGCCAATTCAGGGGATTATGGAGTGCTCTGCAGAAGACACTGGTGCTGAAAACAGCCAGGCTAATGAGCAAATTGAACCAGTCGAGTCTAGGGTAAGCATGCCAAATCTAGAAAGTATAGACAACAATAATACCCAGGACGTGGCAGAAACTCCCTCTACTGAAGAACCAATGGACGTGCCTGCTGTTAATGGGACTGAGAATGAGATTCAAGTAAAGGAGGAGGTACTGGAAACTCTGAGTACAAGTGCATCAGATCTGCCAAAACGTAAACGTGGTAGGCCTCCAAAATTACATGACAAACAGAAAACTGTTGCTGTTGCCTCttcttccaaatgtcttttagatgATACTTACAAAAGCAGGTTACGAGAACGTACATTGGCTGAAGGTGGATATATTCGGTTGCATAAAGGCACAGAGAAGAAGTTACGAGCCAGAAAAAGCAACCTAAAATCTGCAACGCAGCAG GTTGCCCAGAAATTAGTGAAGAGAGGTAGAAAGATGCAACCAAAGCGAACTACCATTGAGGGAGACGATGCAGAGGTGAAGCATAAATGTAATGAATGTGAAAAAACCTTCCCAAAGCGTTACACCTTGATGATGCACATGAAGACCCACAACAAATTGAAGGAATTTAAATGTCCG CTATGTGAGAAAGAGTTCCTCTACAAAGCCTCGCTGCTGTCTCATCTTCTGCGCCACAAAAGAAGCAATGAGCAAATAGATGAGAGTCCTGGGAGAAGGACAAAGCGACAGTTCATCTGTGACATCTGTGGAAAAACATTGCCAAAACCTTATAACCTGCGACTTCATATGCTGAAGCACACCGGTGTTAAGCCACATGTGTGCAAG ATATGTGGAAAGACTTTTGGCTACAAACATAGCCTAAGACTACACATGGCTCACCATGGAGGGAAAAGGGAATTTAGCTGTGATATATGTGAAAAACTATTTGCTACAAAGCGCAGTCTTCAGGAGCACAATAGTGTTCACACAG GTGAATCCAAGTACCTCTGTCCGACttgtggaaaatgttttaaacGTGCCTCTGGCCTCAGCAAACATTTAAAGAGACATTTGCCGAAACCTGCAATCAGAAGCTTTCAATGCACCCA GTGTGAACGAAGTTTTTATGAAGCACGTGATCTGCAGCAACACATGTACAAGCACCTTGGGGTTAAACCATTTCAGTGCCAGATCTGTGGGAAGTGTTACAGTTGGAAGAAGGACTGGTATTCTCATGTAAAAGCACATTCTGTTACAGAGCCATACAA GTGTAATGTTTGTGGAAAAGAATTCTTTGAAAAAGCTCTTTTTAGACGACATGTCAAAAAGGCCACTCATGGCAAGAAAGGCAGAGCTAAACAGATGCTCGACCGTACCTGTGAGCACTGTGGGAAGAAGTTTTCACAACTTAGAGAATATCGGAGGCACATGAACAATCATCAAG gtGTGAAGCCATTTGAATGTTTGACCTGTGGAGTAGCCTGGGCTGATGCACGCTCACTTAAACGACATGTGCGGACACATACAGGAGAACGGCCTTATGTCTGCCCGATATGTAATGATGCCTACATCGATGCTCGTAGTTTACGTAAACATATGACTAAGTTTCATAAAGAACATGTTCCTGGCAAAATAATGTTAGAGAAAGACACTCTTCAGTTTCATAATCAAGGAACGCAAGTAGAACATGCCATCAGAATCTTAGCTGCAGAAATGCAAGATGAACTGGACAAATCGGATTTAGTTGGCGAGGAAATTGAGACTCTCATCGTGAGCGGAGAAGCTGTGGAGGCGGTTGAAGCGGTCGAGGCAGTGGAAGCAGTCGAGGCAGTGGAAGCGGTCGAGGCAGTGGAAGCTgcggaggctgtggaggcagtggaAGCTGTGGAGGCAGTGACCGCAGTGGAATCTGTTGAAGCTGTTGGTGTGGAAAACCAGGACGAGACACTGCCCAGGCTAACGGATCATGGAATTATGCAGGTGGTTAACTATGTATTATCTCAACAACAAGGACAGAAGCTTAATGAAGTTGATGAAACTGTGGAAGTGGAGGTTGCTCAAATTGGAGAGGCTGAAGAAAATGTGCAAGAAAACTGA